The nucleotide sequence GGCCGGACCTCAGGCGCTCGGCGCGCTGATCAAACACTCCATGCCGGCGGTGATCGTCGCCGCTCCGGCGTTGAAAGAACATGCCGAAGGGCTCAGAGGGCTGCCGGTCCCGTTCGTGTTTCTCGAAGCCACGGGCCCGCTGCCCGAGTTCAAGGCCGCGCCTTCGCTCAAATCCAGCGAAGATTGCTGCTCGATCTTCTATACTTCCGGCACGACGGGCACGCCCAAGGGCGTGCCGCTCACTCACATGAACATCCTCACCTGCCTGGATCAGGCGCTGAAACAAGTGCTTCCCGACATCGGCGAGCAGACCATGCTCAACGTGCTGCCCAACTTTCACACGCTGGGCTGTGTCGTTTCCGGATTCATGCCTCTGTTTGTCGGCATTCCCCAGGTGATCCGCAGCAACTTTTTGCCCGTCGAAGGCACCATGCGCGCCATCGACGAAGGCGGCGCCACGCTGTTGGTGACGGTGCCCACGCTGCTGCACTTCCTTTGCGGCGCCGCAGCCAAGACGGGCTGGAAGCCCCGCCGCGTCAAATACGTGGTCTCCGGCGGCGACCGTCTCGTGCCCTCGCTGCGCGGGCGCATCGCTCAGCTTCTCGGCGGCAGGCCCATCGAGGGCTACGGCCTGACCGAGTGCTCGCCCATCCTCGCAGCCCAGGCGACGGGCGGTTCTCCCGAAGGTTCGGTGGGGCCGCTGCTCGAAGACATCGAATACCAGCTGCGCGACGTCGACGGCTCGCCCGCGGCCGGCGACGAAGGCGTGCTTTGGGTCAAAGGCCCCAACGTGGCGTCGGGATACTTCAACGCCCCCCAGATCACGGCCGAGAAATTTCAAAACGGCTGGTTCAACACCGGCGACATGGTGCGCGTCGACGAAAAGCGCAACGTCTTCATCCAGGAACGCGTCAGCGATCTGATCATCGTCGGCGGCTTCAACGTCTACCCGCAGGAAGTCGAAGCCGTGCTCAACTCCAATCCCAAAGTCATGGAATCGGCCGCCGTCGGCGTGTCGCGCTCCGTCACGGGACAGATCGTGCGCGCCTTCGTGATCCTCAAGGAG is from Pyramidobacter piscolens W5455 and encodes:
- a CDS encoding AMP-binding protein, which codes for MAEKLRLEDVIAAHWSAPRQMAWYEGEWWTAERVFRLAEENVTRLQAAGFGAGDRIATMLPNSPSFLALCMAAWKMRGSVTPLNALAGPQALGALIKHSMPAVIVAAPALKEHAEGLRGLPVPFVFLEATGPLPEFKAAPSLKSSEDCCSIFYTSGTTGTPKGVPLTHMNILTCLDQALKQVLPDIGEQTMLNVLPNFHTLGCVVSGFMPLFVGIPQVIRSNFLPVEGTMRAIDEGGATLLVTVPTLLHFLCGAAAKTGWKPRRVKYVVSGGDRLVPSLRGRIAQLLGGRPIEGYGLTECSPILAAQATGGSPEGSVGPLLEDIEYQLRDVDGSPAAGDEGVLWVKGPNVASGYFNAPQITAEKFQNGWFNTGDMVRVDEKRNVFIQERVSDLIIVGGFNVYPQEVEAVLNSNPKVMESAAVGVSRSVTGQIVRAFVILKEGVTTTSSELADWCRERLPHYKVPRSIKLVTDLPRNALGKVLRRKLREDDQ